gggctccgAGTCTGGCTGTATCCTGTCGGGCACAAAAACTGAACTCCCTCCTTTTAGCTCAGGCACCGTCTCCAACTATACAGAAGTCACCTTTCTTCCCCCCCCAATCCCACTCCTTGTATTGtgcccttctggcagctttatgggactcatacagctggtgagcaatcagcccttgattacccaccaaccacaatcagcctcaattagtcctggccggagagcccgtcgagacctggcacgtccagcagaAGGAGCCATCGCCTCGTGATGTAGACTCCGTCTGCCACCATGGCctcgacgagtctccccctggtgcttgacctgctgtacgccacaagacattgttaatgttttaaactgagcaagaggacaagtacagttgaggacttatgaggcatctgtttctcaaactagacactctaatgtacttgtcctctttctcagttgtgcaccggggcctcccactccttttactgttctggttagggccagtttgcgctgttctgtgaagggagtagtacacagtgttgtaccagatcttcagtttcttggcaatttctcgcatggaatagccttcatttcaaagaacaagaatagactgacgagtttcagaagaaagttctttgtttctgactATTTTGAGCCTTTAATCAAAccgacaaatgctgatgctccagatactcaactagactGAAGACAGacagttttattgtttctttaatcagaacaacagtactcagctgtgctaacataattgcaaaagggttttctaatgatcaattagccttttaaaatgatcaacttggattagctaacacaatgtgccattggaacacaggagtgatggttgctgataatgggcctctgtacgcctatgtagattttCCATTAAAAAACAGCTgttttccagctacaacagttaTTTAcatcattaacaatgtctacactgtatttctgatcaattttatgttattttaatggacaaaaatgttgattttcctttcatttgatttttcattttcaatacatttgcaaacacttctaaaaacatgttttcactttgtcattatggggtattgtttggagatgggtgagagaaaactCTATTTAAACCATTTTGTAGTCAGGCTGCAACACGACAAAATGTGGAATCATTTTATGGGTATTAATAGTTTTTGTAGGCACTGTAAAGGATATATGTATCAACATTGTCATTTTGAGGTGTAGGAAATTATTACAAAACATATGCATGATTGGAATTTGTCAATAACTTTTAAACTCTCATCTTCCCTTATTGTACTGTAATGATTGCATTACTAAAGAACAGGCATTTGGTGGGTTAGTTATCCTGCCCCTAACGGTGGCCATGTCAACTGTCACAGCGAAATAGTAACTTGTCAAGCAAGTCTTTCACTGCCTTATATAGGGAATCAATACGAGATTTCCTATTCTACAAGCTAAGAGGGTGAATCTCTTTGAGAATAGTTATAGTTATCTAAAGAAGATCTGCTTGCATTCCATGTTGTTAATCAGATCAGATCTAACCACATTGGGAACTGAGGCACAGTGAGTTTTCATTATTGTATCATGAGGAGGTGACAGCCTTAATTGTAATTGTCACAGTAGGTGTCCAGCCCCACGCTCTCCTCCCAGTTCTTAGCCACGCTATTCTTCTTGTTCTTCTCCGCCATGATAATGGCAGCTACCACGGTGATCACCACGGTGACCGTCAGAATGAGCACTGTCACAGTCTCTCCGACACACAGCTCATCATCCACTTCTCCCATGGACCTGCCCTGTAGCTCGGTGGGCTGGCTGCACCTCAGGTCCTGGTAGTCATCCAGGAAGACCCTGTGGATGCTGGACAACTTCCTGAACACCCTCTGCAGGTCGCAATCACAGTGCCAGGGGTTGCCCTCCAACAGGACATGGAGGCTGGGGGTGTGGATGCTCAACAGGGTCCTGTAGCCCAAGGTGCTCAGACGGTTGAGGGCCAGGTCCAGCAGAGTTAGGGAAGACATAGGAGCGAAGACTCCTGGCTCAGTGGAGCTGATCAAGTTCCCCCGAAGGCCCAGCACCTCCAGGGAGCGCAGTGTGGAGAAGAGGCCTGAACCCAGGGAGGTTAGATGGTTCCCCTCCAGGTGGAGCTGGCGCAGGCCAGTCAGGTAACCCAGGGCTCTGGGCTTTACTGTGGAGATTAGGTTGCTGCTCAGGTCCAGCTTCTGGAGGCTATCCAGGCTGTGGAAGGTCCCACTCTCCAGGACGGTGAGATGGTTGTGATCCAGCAGGAGCTCGGTTAGGGATTCAAGGCCCAGGGAGAAGCCAGGCCCCAGGGCAGAAAGGTGGTTACAGCTCAGGTCCAGCCTCCTCAGCccctggagggaggagaaagcTCCATCATCTACATGGCTGAGGTTGTTCTCTTTTAAAAGGAGCACCCTCAGGCTCCACATGGTCCCAAATGAACCTGCTTGGACCACTGTCAACAGGTTTCTGGACAGGTCCAGGTACTCTGTGTTGTGGGGGACATTCCTAAGAGGAGTGGTAAGATTCCCACCCGAACAGttgatatattttatatctgTGAGGCAGCTGCACCCATCATAGCAAGCAGTCATTTTCTTGAATGTAAAAGTGATAACATACATGATGAATATGAACCAATGGGATGGATCCATCCTGTTcctgaaataaataaaagaacaAAGGCTTATGCATTTCACAACATATCCTGAAAAATGATATGACGGTGAATTATTTGTTAGTGTTTGTGTGAACACTACTCCCACAAGCTTGAGAATAGCATCAGATACTTTACCCTGTCTAAAAACAACAACTGTTCAAACACTATATGCTGAATATACCTTGAGCTGGTTTAGAGTGTTAGCCTGTAATTAACAACAGTTATGTCAAACAGACAAAGAGACAGGAACAGCCATTTATTTTAGCACACTATTAAGCAAAAAAAACAAGACGAAGAACCCACGCCTTACCTGTTGTCTGTGGTAGCTTAATTGTAAAAGTCAGCACACCATGTAGCATATGTCTGCGTCTATCCCGGACTGCCAGCAGATGAACCACACGgagcagacagaccagacagctGACCTGATCCATCTGTCAACCTCTGAAAAGAAGGGGTGGTCTGCTCacagcccccctccccctccacccttcaACCCTTCCACTCCTCTCTAGTGCACCTGTTGACAGGTGAGGGCCACTCTGACAATGGCAGTGTGAATAATTCACACAGTGGCAGGAAGAGAGTCGACTTTCCACCCTGCCTGGTCAAAGTCACATACTGTACCAATGGAGATGGAAGTGATGGCGGTGGAGTGGTTCTTTATTGCATTCTTAGGAGATAGTAACTCATGCATTTCACTGCACCCGCtagaacatctgctaaactgtgtatgCTACCAATAaactttttatttgatttgaaagaggaggaagacatGGCACCGCATCAATAAACAACACTTTCGATAGTAAGGTCTACGTAGACTAGCCAATGACAGACACAGCAGGTGTCTACAGTAGACTAGCCAATGACAGACACAGCAGCTGTCTGTTATCTTTACCAGCATCATTAAGTGTTGCACACATGGTTAATTCAGCTACATTGTTATTCCACTCCTTGTAGACTAGACCTTATTTCACTCCCTGTCATTTAGAAGTCACATGCTTACTCTGTAAACCCAGCACAGAGCAGTAGTATGCTACTAGCTGCCTGGATCCTGGAGTCGGCTGCTCCTCTGCTCCATAAAGATGTGCTGTGCTGGATCCCCACAGCTAAACCCAGCACAGAGCAGGAGTATGCTACTAGGTGCCTGGATCCTGGAGTCGGCTGCTCCTCTGCTCCATAAAGATGTGCTGTGCTGGATCCCCACAGCTAAACCCAGCACAGAGCAGGAGTATGCTACTAGCTGCCTGGATCCTGGAGTCGGCTGCTCCTCTGCTCCATAAAGATGTGCTGTGCTGGATCCCCACAGCTAAACCCAGCACAGAGCAGGAGTATGCTACTAGCTGCCTGGATCCTGGAGTCGGCTGCTCCTCTGCTCCATAAAGATGTGCTGTGCTGGATCCCCACAGCTAAACCCAGCACAGAGCAGGAGTATGCTACTAGCTGCCTGATCCTGGAGTCGGCTGCTCCTCTGCTCCATAAAGATGTGCTGTGCTGGATCCCCACAGCTAAACCCAGCACAGAGCAGGAGTATGCTACTAGCTGCCTGGATCCTGGAGTCGGCTGCTCCTCTGCTCCATAAAGATGTGCTGTGCTGGATCCCCACAGCTAAACCCAGCCCAGCTATCAAGTGGAGGAAACATGATTGGAAAAGAGGTTCATTACTCAATAACTGTGAGCTGGGGCACAACACCATGGGAGCAGATGAGTGCTGAATATCAAACCAGACTCTATCAGGGAAAACATGCAGACCACCCAGGAAATTCCTACCAGTGTGATCAGCAAGGATATTGTGTAATTGCAATTCATTTCACCATGACATTTAACCCATCTATTTTTGTATTTAGACTGAAGGCTGTTGTGCGGGCTTCCTGAGTGGGTTTCATTAAGAGACAAACACAGCAGATGGCAGCATTGCCACGTGGTAGCACTTGACTTGCAAAAAGAGAAAGACAAAGCTACTATAAATTAGCAATGGAAGATATTATTACGGCAATTCATAGATCCATACAAATAGCACTTTTGAGTAGAACTAGTATGATACAAAGCACTGCCCCAAAATGATTTGTTTTGAGAAAGAGAATAAATGTTTGGTTCAGAACAACCTTTTCTCCATGTACAGCAGTAGCTAAAGGAAACCAGTGAGTGCAGAAACAATAGTTACTCCTATACAATGGAAAGCGCTTCTATACCTAGATGCGATAAAAAAGCTATTAATTATTAATTCTCCATTAGCATTATAAAACAATTACTATTGCAATGGTTGCATCTTCTATTATGCGAACAAATACAAAGATGTTTTAATTTAAAGTAACTCAATGTATTACCACTGTCAaggttcccactgggcacagacgtcaattcaacgtcatTTCCACGTTGGTTTaatgtcatttcattgaaatgacgaggaaacaatgttgattcaaccagtttgtgcccagtgggttgataCTGAAAACAAAAAACACAAGACTGAAATCAACAACCTGTGTTTTCCAGTTATTGTGTTTTCAAGTTGTTGTTGTTTCccagttgttgttgttttccaGTTGTTGTTTAATCTAGTTGTTGTTTTCCAGTTGTTGTGTTTTCCAGTTGTTGGTGTTTTCCAGTTGTTGGTGTTTCCAGTTGTTGTGTTTTCCAGTTGTTGTGTTTTcaagttgttgttgttttccaGTTGTTGTGTTTTCCAGTTGTTGTGTTTTcaagttgttgttgttttccagttgttgttgttttccaGTTGGTGATTTCCAGTTGTTGTTTTTTCCAGTTGTTGTTAAATCTAGTTGTTGTTTTCCAGTTGTTGTGTTTTCCAGTAGTTGTTGTTTTcaagttgttgttgttttccaGTT
Above is a genomic segment from Oncorhynchus nerka isolate Pitt River linkage group LG1, Oner_Uvic_2.0, whole genome shotgun sequence containing:
- the LOC115131298 gene encoding reticulon-4 receptor-like 2 translates to MDPSHWFIFIMYVITFTFKKMTACYDGCSCLTDIKYINCSGGNLTTPLRNVPHNTEYLDLSRNLLTVVQAGSFGTMWSLRVLLLKENNLSHVDDGAFSSLQGLRRLDLSCNHLSALGPGFSLGLESLTELLLDHNHLTVLESGTFHSLDSLQKLDLSSNLISTVKPRALGYLTGLRQLHLEGNHLTSLGSGLFSTLRSLEVLGLRGNLISSTEPGVFAPMSSLTLLDLALNRLSTLGYRTLLSIHTPSLHVLLEGNPWHCDCDLQRVFRKLSSIHRVFLDDYQDLRCSQPTELQGRSMGEVDDELCVGETVTVLILTVTVVITVVAAIIMAEKNKKNSVAKNWEESVGLDTYCDNYN